In Roseibium salinum, a single genomic region encodes these proteins:
- a CDS encoding gamma-glutamylcyclotransferase family protein, whose protein sequence is MTPSAHPQGASTYGSKGIRLRDIKRGFPLHERGLSEAKLLGQYRTRERYPLLVAGPWFAPMMLNEPGIGYQVVGELYETNDITIENLERIESVGEPGNFRLSIEVEPAEGGSACLALVYMKARELAHPVHSDHLQVYEDRRFIPFEQRH, encoded by the coding sequence ATGACGCCTTCGGCGCATCCGCAAGGAGCCAGCACCTATGGTTCGAAAGGTATTCGTCTTCGGGACATTAAAAGGGGCTTCCCGCTTCACGAGCGGGGACTGTCGGAGGCGAAGCTTCTGGGACAATACCGGACCCGAGAGCGTTATCCCCTCCTCGTTGCCGGACCGTGGTTTGCACCGATGATGCTCAACGAACCTGGGATCGGGTACCAGGTCGTCGGTGAGCTGTACGAGACGAACGACATAACAATTGAAAACCTTGAACGGATTGAATCGGTAGGCGAGCCTGGCAATTTTCGCCTGTCGATCGAAGTCGAGCCCGCCGAAGGCGGATCCGCGTGTCTCGCTCTTGTCTATATGAAGGCGCGGGAACTGGCACACCCTGTTCACTCGGATCATCTTCAGGTGTACGAAGATAGGCGCTTTATTCCCTTCGAGCAGAGGCATTAG
- a CDS encoding type II toxin-antitoxin system CcdA family antitoxin has product MNQPIAASLVRTAKGLANNISKAAKERIRTAVCQSLADQWKLANQAALNSYNSYVAGAPPPVHKRSHAEDAWKASQNK; this is encoded by the coding sequence ATCAACCAACCAATAGCCGCATCGTTAGTTCGAACTGCGAAGGGTCTGGCCAACAACATCTCCAAGGCTGCAAAAGAACGTATTCGGACAGCTGTTTGCCAATCACTGGCCGATCAGTGGAAACTGGCGAACCAGGCCGCGCTGAACAGTTACAATTCCTATGTTGCAGGGGCCCCTCCCCCGGTTCACAAAAGATCACATGCCGAAGACGCTTGGAAAGCATCACAGAACAAATGA
- a CDS encoding ribbon-helix-helix domain-containing protein, translating into MADTHYPKMIKRLNTTLPDPLALYVGEITGKGSLYETPSEFIRDLVRRHMEKALEQERGDIRARLSQSLRENDYSSLTDDDFADARKAAVE; encoded by the coding sequence ATGGCGGATACCCACTACCCAAAAATGATCAAACGCCTGAACACGACGTTGCCCGACCCTCTGGCGCTCTATGTAGGCGAGATTACCGGCAAGGGATCGCTTTACGAAACGCCAAGCGAGTTTATCCGTGACCTGGTGCGCAGGCACATGGAAAAAGCGTTAGAGCAAGAGCGCGGCGATATTCGTGCGCGGCTCTCCCAATCCCTGCGTGAGAACGATTACTCTTCGCTGACAGACGACGACTTTGCTGACGCCCGCAAAGCCGCGGTCGAATAG
- a CDS encoding LacI family DNA-binding transcriptional regulator has protein sequence MTKLDFKKPNPTVQDVARAANVSTATVSRALSSPERVSVKTRESVAKAIEKTGYVLNHAARSLRRRDTGTIVALVPDIGNSHFSNILEGIETVCADRDLKVLIADTRKPSMSRSRLGEFFSKNNCDGIVILDGHLSIAAIRAANPLLPPIVTAGEWSDDPAVPMSVVDNLLGAKLAVSHLLERGHSKIGHVTGLLTHRPGRDRLEGFRATLKDAGLDPAPAWTFEGDYTLDAGAKAARAWLAAAERPTAVFCASDRTAFGFICELNEAGVRVPQDVSVVGYDNIDVAGHFVPPLTTVHQPRRAVGEQAARLLLGRLEGKEPTETCVQLEPRLVVRKSTAVRG, from the coding sequence ATGACGAAATTGGACTTCAAGAAACCGAACCCGACCGTCCAGGACGTTGCTCGTGCAGCCAACGTTTCCACGGCCACTGTAAGCCGTGCGCTTTCCTCGCCCGAACGGGTTTCTGTCAAGACCCGCGAAAGCGTTGCCAAAGCGATCGAAAAGACTGGCTATGTGCTCAATCATGCTGCACGAAGCCTGCGCCGGAGAGACACGGGAACCATCGTCGCCCTGGTTCCCGATATCGGAAATTCGCATTTCTCGAATATCCTGGAAGGTATCGAGACAGTCTGCGCCGATCGTGATCTGAAGGTTCTCATTGCTGATACGCGAAAACCGTCGATGTCGCGTTCCAGGCTAGGCGAGTTTTTCAGCAAGAACAATTGCGACGGGATCGTCATCCTTGATGGACACTTGTCGATTGCGGCCATACGTGCGGCAAATCCCCTGCTGCCACCGATCGTAACCGCCGGCGAATGGAGCGATGATCCGGCGGTGCCGATGTCTGTGGTCGACAATCTGCTCGGCGCAAAACTGGCGGTTTCGCACCTCCTTGAGCGCGGGCATTCGAAAATAGGACATGTCACCGGATTGCTCACCCACAGGCCGGGGCGCGATCGCCTCGAAGGGTTCAGAGCCACGTTGAAGGATGCTGGTCTTGATCCGGCTCCGGCCTGGACGTTCGAAGGCGACTACACCCTTGACGCGGGCGCGAAGGCGGCGAGAGCCTGGCTGGCTGCAGCAGAAAGACCGACAGCGGTCTTCTGCGCCAGCGACCGGACTGCCTTCGGCTTCATTTGCGAGTTGAATGAAGCGGGTGTGCGGGTACCTCAGGATGTCTCGGTCGTCGGATATGACAACATAGATGTCGCAGGGCACTTCGTCCCGCCACTGACGACGGTCCACCAGCCGCGCCGTGCGGTCGGCGAACAGGCCGCTCGACTGTTGCTCGGCCGGCTCGAGGGCAAGGAACCGACGGAGACCTGCGTCCAGCTGGAACCCAGGCTGGTGGTGAGGAAAAGCACGGCAGTTCGTGGATAA
- a CDS encoding class II aldolase/adducin family protein → MSSCGRKFLLNPRWQHFATVRASDLLILDADSPEVMKGSDAPDPSAWAVHGTLHREIPEARVILHCHSPYATALACLKDPTLLPIDNNTARFFGRIGYDLEFGGISDTASEGEHLARALRGHAVLVMGNHGVTVTGETVADAFEDLYFFEKAARTQILALSTGCPLAVLNEAVARDTAEGWVSYRGMAERHFDYLKSTLDAEDASWRD, encoded by the coding sequence GTGTCGTCCTGTGGCCGGAAGTTCCTGCTGAACCCCCGGTGGCAGCATTTCGCGACGGTTCGGGCGAGCGACCTTCTCATTCTCGACGCGGACTCGCCGGAAGTGATGAAGGGGTCCGACGCGCCTGATCCGTCGGCCTGGGCGGTGCATGGCACGTTGCATCGGGAGATCCCTGAAGCGCGGGTGATCCTGCATTGCCATTCACCCTATGCCACGGCTTTGGCCTGCCTGAAGGACCCGACGCTTCTGCCAATCGACAACAACACTGCACGCTTCTTCGGACGGATCGGTTATGATCTCGAATTCGGTGGCATTTCCGACACCGCCTCCGAAGGCGAACACCTTGCACGCGCCCTGCGCGGCCATGCGGTGCTGGTCATGGGAAATCACGGCGTGACCGTGACGGGCGAGACCGTCGCGGATGCGTTCGAGGATCTCTACTTCTTCGAGAAGGCCGCGCGGACGCAGATCCTGGCCCTTTCCACGGGCTGCCCGCTCGCGGTGCTGAATGAAGCGGTGGCGCGCGATACGGCGGAGGGCTGGGTATCCTACCGCGGCATGGCGGAGCGTCATTTCGACTACCTCAAGTCGACGCTGGATGCCGAGGATGCCAGTTGGCGGGACTAA
- a CDS encoding TauD/TfdA family dioxygenase: protein MNVMTSSPEAVTLSDKGLHVALTTGSSYFNYHWLRDNCPSSFDATTRERSFDIFHLEQAPRAEAARMERDVLIIDWAGEDHVTRMPVSWLEAYAQGRRRPDPADLPRRAWYGDHYADVARFTHAELLSDKARAKDWLEALIVEGISVVTGMPDSDEALTRLVNVMGQVRPTFFGDYFDVRTHINPTNTAYTAAALELHTDTPAEEHAPGVQFLHMRANTVEGGRNLFGDGVAAANDFRNMDPEGFRLLSTIDVPFYCEHDTYDMRSYQRVIELDQHGEVSGLTISQHMLDLIDLPQDLLDAYYPAFCRFGKLLQDDRYIMRFTLQAGECIVFDNHRIVHGRAAYSATSGNRYLRGCYADRAEMRSSYRALVSEGRFKA from the coding sequence ATGAACGTGATGACGTCCTCTCCCGAGGCCGTGACCCTTTCCGATAAGGGACTGCACGTCGCATTGACCACAGGCAGCAGCTATTTCAACTACCATTGGCTGCGCGATAACTGCCCGAGCTCGTTCGACGCGACCACAAGGGAGCGAAGCTTCGACATCTTTCATCTGGAGCAAGCCCCCCGGGCCGAGGCTGCCCGGATGGAGCGTGATGTGCTGATCATCGACTGGGCCGGCGAGGACCATGTAACCCGCATGCCGGTCTCCTGGCTCGAGGCCTATGCGCAGGGCCGGCGCCGCCCCGATCCGGCCGACCTGCCGCGCCGGGCGTGGTATGGCGATCACTATGCGGATGTCGCCCGCTTCACCCATGCCGAGCTCCTGTCGGACAAGGCCAGGGCGAAGGACTGGCTGGAGGCACTGATCGTCGAGGGGATCTCGGTCGTCACCGGGATGCCGGACAGCGACGAGGCGCTGACCCGGCTCGTGAACGTGATGGGCCAGGTGCGTCCGACCTTCTTCGGCGACTATTTCGACGTCCGCACCCACATCAATCCGACAAACACAGCCTATACCGCAGCTGCTCTGGAACTTCATACCGACACGCCGGCGGAAGAACACGCCCCTGGTGTCCAGTTCCTGCACATGCGCGCCAACACGGTCGAAGGTGGGCGCAATCTCTTCGGTGACGGCGTGGCTGCGGCCAATGACTTCCGCAACATGGATCCCGAGGGCTTCCGGCTGCTCAGCACCATCGACGTCCCGTTCTACTGCGAGCACGACACTTACGACATGCGCTCCTACCAGCGAGTGATCGAGCTGGATCAGCATGGCGAGGTCTCGGGCCTGACCATCAGCCAGCATATGCTCGACCTGATCGACCTGCCGCAGGATCTGCTCGATGCGTATTATCCGGCCTTCTGCCGTTTCGGGAAGCTGCTTCAGGATGATCGCTACATCATGCGCTTCACTCTCCAGGCGGGCGAGTGCATTGTCTTCGACAATCATCGCATCGTGCATGGCCGGGCCGCCTATTCCGCAACCAGCGGCAACCGCTACCTGCGCGGATGCTATGCCGACCGGGCCGAGATGCGTTCGAGCTATCGCGCGCTCGTCAGTGAGGGGCGGTTCAAGGCATGA
- a CDS encoding LysR substrate-binding domain-containing protein: MNRLPPLRLLVTFDAVQRLGSMQLAASELNVTRPAVTQAIKALEDQIGVPLMDRRCKPSVPTEAGERLARATRNGLSLIADSIEEIRYSAGLAGRQITVSCTLGMATHWLMPRLPQFYARHPDILVNLQTPPSDLPAFATGVDIALRYGGDDWRDGETVKLFDEQACPVGRAGLIEAAMAHPEGLLAAPLIHVRSPHAHHWASWPEYFAARELGRPHGPMQVFDNYIQAVQAALDGRGVMLGWRSITESRVQDGTFAALPDGGCDFGTAYWVTCSRDSQRKPAARAFMEWITETSVRGNDLNTREYS; the protein is encoded by the coding sequence ATGAACCGTCTCCCGCCACTCCGGCTGCTCGTCACCTTCGACGCCGTCCAGCGTCTGGGCTCGATGCAGCTTGCCGCCAGCGAACTCAACGTGACGCGGCCGGCGGTGACGCAGGCAATCAAGGCGCTCGAGGATCAGATCGGCGTGCCGCTCATGGACCGCCGGTGCAAACCGTCGGTGCCGACGGAGGCTGGCGAGCGGCTGGCTCGCGCGACGCGCAACGGGCTGAGCCTTATCGCCGACAGCATCGAGGAAATCCGCTACTCTGCCGGGCTGGCCGGACGGCAGATCACCGTCTCCTGCACGCTTGGCATGGCAACACACTGGCTGATGCCGCGGCTGCCGCAGTTCTATGCCCGCCATCCCGATATTCTGGTGAACCTGCAGACACCTCCCTCGGACCTGCCCGCCTTCGCCACCGGCGTCGATATCGCGCTGCGTTACGGCGGGGACGATTGGCGGGATGGTGAGACGGTGAAGCTCTTCGACGAGCAGGCCTGCCCCGTCGGCCGCGCCGGGCTGATCGAGGCGGCCATGGCGCACCCGGAAGGACTTCTCGCGGCACCGCTCATCCATGTGCGCTCGCCCCACGCCCATCACTGGGCGAGTTGGCCGGAGTATTTCGCGGCCAGGGAACTTGGCCGACCCCACGGCCCGATGCAGGTGTTCGACAACTATATCCAGGCTGTGCAGGCTGCCCTTGACGGCAGGGGCGTTATGCTCGGCTGGCGTTCGATCACTGAATCGCGAGTCCAGGACGGTACTTTCGCCGCTCTTCCAGATGGCGGCTGCGACTTCGGCACGGCCTACTGGGTCACCTGCTCCCGCGACAGTCAACGCAAACCCGCCGCCCGGGCGTTCATGGAGTGGATCACGGAAACATCGGTCAGAGGCAATGACTTGAACACCAGGGAGTACTCCTGA
- a CDS encoding FadR/GntR family transcriptional regulator, with translation MDLTGETGTIDPSDSRSGGSAVDAVVRQIRELIADARLTVGDSLPTERELCARFSASRNTVREAMRILKAYGLVDVRPKVGATIVDDRMARVFDLLSFNTMEVSRKTFSDVQAFRDLLEVGSADQILDRITVADVDELYEINHGLEQIHDIDEASEVDYAFHVRLISILDNAAILDVYKVMKPVVLRIMQKGKTRRTFTTETYSEHKGVIDALAVRDRLAFQYRLRNHLMIGFRNFSEEMSETG, from the coding sequence ATGGATTTAACTGGAGAAACGGGGACGATAGACCCCTCCGACAGCAGATCGGGCGGTTCGGCCGTAGACGCCGTGGTCCGCCAGATTCGCGAACTCATCGCAGACGCCAGGCTGACGGTGGGCGACAGTCTGCCCACGGAGCGGGAGTTGTGCGCCCGATTCAGCGCCAGCCGGAACACGGTCCGTGAGGCAATGCGCATCCTCAAGGCATATGGGCTTGTCGACGTGCGGCCGAAGGTTGGCGCTACGATCGTTGACGATCGCATGGCGCGCGTTTTCGACCTGCTTTCGTTCAACACGATGGAAGTGTCGCGCAAAACGTTCTCCGACGTTCAGGCCTTTCGCGATCTGCTGGAGGTTGGTTCGGCCGATCAGATTCTGGATCGCATCACAGTGGCTGATGTCGATGAATTGTACGAAATCAACCACGGCCTGGAGCAGATCCACGACATCGACGAGGCCTCCGAGGTGGACTACGCGTTCCACGTCCGGCTGATCTCAATTCTCGATAACGCTGCCATCCTCGACGTCTACAAGGTCATGAAGCCGGTCGTCTTGCGGATCATGCAGAAAGGCAAAACCCGGCGAACATTCACCACGGAGACCTACTCGGAGCACAAAGGCGTCATCGACGCGCTGGCTGTGCGCGATCGGCTCGCATTCCAGTACCGGCTTCGGAACCATCTCATGATCGGGTTCAGGAACTTCAGCGAGGAGATGTCGGAAACGGGCTGA
- a CDS encoding substrate-binding domain-containing protein: protein MKALLKSATAVAVLALSAQFANAGPNVGSGPGADPACFAPVSEEADYFQWPAREGPYKIAFVNGFIANDWRVQMIAVAKAYAEQPNVAADLAEFKVVSVGEDIAAQIAAANNFIDQGFDAIIINANNTAAFGSVVRKANDANVVVLSFDNVIDDPNQIAINVDQKGLGRAAGEFLLSKTDADPAKFLHVRGPAGQPVDIARNEGFHEAIKASGRTVEVTDVVGNWAPGDAQKVTADAIAAGGVFDGIYVQGGSQGAATAMLDAGKFTAPISGETENAFRQLCNEKGLTCQSGGTGPAQSSVTIKTAIAALKGELIPQSIALPTSISYAPFEEGVDVFPELPGSFFAGNNFDACNIGFTAEEIAGQTGENN from the coding sequence ATGAAAGCACTATTGAAATCCGCCACGGCGGTCGCCGTGCTCGCACTTTCGGCGCAGTTTGCCAATGCCGGACCGAATGTAGGTTCCGGCCCCGGGGCGGACCCGGCATGCTTCGCGCCTGTTTCCGAGGAAGCAGACTATTTTCAGTGGCCGGCCCGCGAAGGTCCGTACAAGATCGCGTTCGTCAACGGCTTCATCGCCAATGACTGGCGCGTCCAGATGATTGCGGTCGCCAAGGCCTATGCGGAGCAGCCAAATGTTGCTGCCGACCTTGCGGAGTTCAAGGTGGTCTCGGTCGGGGAGGATATCGCGGCACAGATCGCGGCGGCCAACAACTTCATCGACCAGGGCTTCGACGCCATCATCATCAACGCAAACAACACTGCCGCGTTCGGCTCGGTGGTTCGTAAAGCCAATGACGCCAACGTCGTAGTGCTGTCCTTCGACAACGTGATCGACGATCCCAATCAGATTGCAATCAATGTCGACCAGAAGGGGTTGGGACGGGCCGCCGGTGAATTCCTGCTTTCCAAGACAGATGCCGATCCGGCGAAGTTCCTGCACGTGCGCGGACCTGCCGGCCAACCGGTCGACATTGCACGCAATGAAGGCTTCCATGAAGCTATCAAGGCGTCCGGCCGGACCGTCGAGGTGACCGACGTCGTCGGCAACTGGGCTCCGGGCGATGCGCAGAAGGTCACCGCCGACGCCATCGCGGCCGGCGGCGTCTTTGACGGCATCTACGTGCAGGGCGGGTCCCAGGGAGCGGCAACGGCCATGCTCGACGCGGGCAAATTCACCGCGCCGATATCCGGAGAAACCGAGAACGCGTTCCGCCAGCTTTGCAACGAAAAGGGTCTGACTTGCCAGTCGGGCGGCACCGGTCCGGCGCAATCCTCGGTCACCATCAAGACTGCCATCGCGGCGCTCAAGGGCGAGCTTATTCCGCAAAGCATCGCGCTACCGACCTCAATCTCCTATGCACCCTTTGAGGAAGGTGTTGACGTCTTCCCGGAACTGCCAGGCAGTTTTTTCGCAGGCAACAACTTCGACGCCTGCAATATCGGCTTTACCGCCGAAGAAATCGCCGGTCAGACCGGGGAAAACAACTGA
- a CDS encoding ABC transporter permease: protein MLQLRLSAAQRGVLIAVAIFAAMFAVYGWKQPVGLTSNVINTASNKGALLALVAMAQTLPVLTGGLDLSVGAIFVLSNCLASSIVVGDPLSTAVGVVTVLLVGTLCGATNGIIIVYGRLQPLIVTLAMGAVYFGIALALRPQPGGSVNFELADFMTRSTYAVPHSAVLLLLVVLLIWIPYRRSVLGRAAFAIGSAEQAAYMSGVPIARAKVLAFALSGLLASIGGLLLTAVTYSGAAKMSIANDYTLNSIGAVVIGGTSLFGGVGSAVGSIFGAFVMRTVGDLLIVFDINPVLQPLFVGLVLLVAVCAGSLRVLRIKNKLDLYR from the coding sequence ATGTTGCAACTGCGTCTTTCGGCGGCGCAGCGCGGCGTCCTGATCGCAGTTGCCATCTTTGCGGCGATGTTCGCGGTTTATGGCTGGAAGCAGCCGGTGGGCCTGACGTCGAATGTCATCAATACGGCGTCCAACAAGGGCGCCTTGCTCGCGCTTGTCGCGATGGCGCAGACGCTGCCGGTCCTGACCGGCGGGCTCGATCTGTCGGTCGGTGCTATCTTCGTGCTGTCCAACTGCCTGGCCTCGTCCATCGTGGTAGGCGATCCCCTGTCCACCGCGGTCGGCGTCGTGACGGTCCTGCTCGTGGGGACTTTGTGCGGCGCGACCAACGGCATCATCATCGTCTACGGCCGCCTGCAGCCGCTGATCGTCACGCTGGCGATGGGCGCCGTCTATTTCGGCATTGCCCTGGCGCTGCGTCCGCAGCCGGGCGGATCAGTGAATTTCGAGCTTGCCGATTTCATGACCCGGTCCACCTACGCGGTGCCGCACTCGGCGGTCCTCCTGTTGCTGGTCGTGCTTCTCATCTGGATACCTTACCGGCGCTCCGTGCTGGGCCGGGCGGCTTTTGCCATCGGTTCGGCCGAACAGGCCGCCTACATGTCCGGCGTGCCGATCGCACGGGCGAAGGTCCTCGCCTTCGCCTTGTCCGGTCTTCTGGCGTCGATCGGCGGACTGCTGTTGACCGCCGTCACCTATTCCGGCGCGGCCAAGATGTCGATCGCCAACGACTATACGCTCAATTCCATCGGTGCGGTGGTGATCGGGGGTACATCGCTGTTCGGCGGCGTGGGCAGCGCCGTCGGTTCGATCTTCGGCGCTTTCGTGATGCGGACCGTCGGGGACCTGCTCATCGTTTTCGACATCAATCCGGTTCTTCAGCCGCTGTTCGTTGGCCTTGTACTTCTGGTCGCGGTCTGCGCCGGATCCCTGCGCGTGCTGCGGATCAAGAACAAACTGGACCTCTATCGATAG
- a CDS encoding ABC transporter permease, translating into MSALKLNTLFRQFDQATLIAFACIVVLLLIGALAEPAFLSPQYLIQQLHTAAFLGVVATGVMLVILLGHIDLSIPWTIGAGGMMATGATGILGPEFGVVLAVPFGILCGVTIGFVNGLGVAYLRAPAMIFTLGMNAVAQGLMVYHTGGFAPQDRATPFMRELAVGHLVPGIPNPLLIWIVLGAVTMFMLNRTTLGRQIYAIGNQERAVFLSGVDTRKVVLIGFMISGACAAATGVLLAGWANRSYQAMGDPYLLPTIAAVILGGTNVLGGRGKYIGTVAGVILITILQSMLSVVQPQRYFAGLGLELPADTFRQVVFGAVIIAMLLLYGRQKVSR; encoded by the coding sequence ATGAGTGCGTTGAAATTGAACACGCTGTTCAGGCAGTTCGACCAGGCAACATTGATCGCCTTTGCCTGCATAGTCGTGCTGCTTCTGATCGGAGCCCTGGCCGAGCCGGCATTCCTTTCGCCGCAATACCTGATCCAGCAGCTTCACACGGCAGCCTTCCTGGGTGTCGTCGCCACGGGCGTGATGCTGGTCATCCTGCTCGGCCATATCGATCTGTCCATTCCCTGGACCATTGGCGCCGGCGGGATGATGGCGACGGGCGCGACCGGCATACTCGGTCCCGAGTTCGGCGTGGTCCTTGCCGTACCGTTCGGCATCCTGTGCGGGGTAACGATCGGCTTCGTCAACGGTCTGGGGGTCGCCTATTTGCGGGCACCCGCAATGATCTTCACCCTTGGCATGAACGCCGTCGCGCAAGGCCTCATGGTCTATCATACCGGAGGGTTCGCGCCTCAGGACAGGGCGACCCCTTTCATGCGGGAACTCGCCGTCGGCCATCTGGTACCCGGCATTCCCAACCCACTGCTGATCTGGATCGTCCTTGGAGCCGTGACCATGTTCATGCTCAATCGCACGACATTGGGCCGGCAGATCTATGCGATCGGCAACCAGGAACGCGCGGTGTTCCTGAGCGGTGTCGATACCCGCAAGGTGGTCCTGATCGGCTTCATGATCTCCGGCGCCTGCGCCGCCGCCACGGGGGTTCTGCTGGCCGGCTGGGCAAACCGCTCCTATCAGGCCATGGGCGACCCTTATCTTCTGCCCACCATTGCCGCCGTCATTCTCGGTGGCACCAACGTGCTCGGCGGTCGAGGCAAGTATATCGGCACGGTGGCCGGCGTAATCCTGATCACCATCCTCCAGTCGATGCTTTCCGTCGTCCAGCCTCAGCGCTACTTCGCCGGACTTGGCCTTGAATTGCCGGCCGATACGTTCCGGCAAGTGGTTTTCGGGGCCGTTATCATCGCCATGCTGTTGCTCTATGGCCGCCAGAAGGTGTCGCGCTGA
- a CDS encoding GntR family transcriptional regulator, producing the protein MARTDERFRSAYNMLLDFCSNMDIGDQLPAETVLADRMDVSRTIVRSALQKLDSDHLIQWEGRNKTLIRKPEPVHRLVPAESSLTPEELEHRFFEWILRFDVPAGTSLNVAQLSRQFGVPVHNLQEFLAGLSRLGLVERRPRGGWSLLGFTSEFAVELSEFRMVLELNAVRQLLNLPPEHEIWKKLKALKREHEDLKSVLEERYHDFSLLDEKFHSAINSVVRNRFVLEAQKLIRLIFNYHYMWDKRDELERNAAAIDEHLEWIDAMLERDSARSEAAALKHLRRSKETLLQSLRVHKFA; encoded by the coding sequence ATGGCAAGAACGGACGAACGATTCAGAAGCGCGTACAACATGTTGCTGGACTTCTGCAGCAACATGGATATTGGCGATCAGTTGCCCGCCGAGACAGTGTTGGCGGACAGGATGGACGTCAGCAGAACGATCGTGCGCAGTGCTCTTCAGAAGCTGGACAGCGACCATCTCATTCAGTGGGAAGGCCGGAACAAGACGCTGATCCGCAAGCCTGAGCCCGTGCACCGTCTGGTACCTGCCGAAAGTTCACTGACCCCGGAGGAACTGGAACACAGGTTCTTCGAATGGATCCTGCGCTTCGACGTGCCGGCCGGCACATCGCTCAACGTTGCGCAGCTGTCCCGCCAATTTGGCGTTCCGGTTCACAATCTTCAGGAGTTTCTGGCCGGACTAAGCCGCCTGGGCCTCGTGGAGCGGCGCCCCCGAGGCGGCTGGTCGCTCCTGGGGTTCACCTCGGAATTTGCGGTTGAACTGTCCGAGTTTCGAATGGTCCTCGAGCTGAATGCGGTCAGACAGTTGCTGAACCTGCCTCCCGAACATGAAATCTGGAAAAAACTCAAGGCGTTGAAACGCGAACACGAGGATCTGAAATCTGTCCTTGAAGAGCGGTATCACGACTTTTCGTTACTGGATGAAAAATTTCATTCAGCGATCAACAGTGTCGTCAGGAACCGGTTTGTGCTTGAGGCGCAGAAGCTCATCAGGTTGATCTTCAACTACCATTACATGTGGGACAAACGCGACGAACTGGAACGCAATGCCGCCGCGATCGACGAGCATCTGGAATGGATCGACGCAATGCTGGAGAGAGACAGTGCAAGGTCGGAAGCAGCCGCGCTCAAGCATCTCAGGCGATCGAAGGAAACGCTCCTGCAATCGCTGCGCGTTCACAAGTTTGCCTGA
- a CDS encoding ABC transporter permease, whose amino-acid sequence MADLDRGAVPASWTFKLSAGSFHKLSALLTLALLIFAFSFGNAAFFSINNGLTVLLQTSVIGLLGIGMTLVIITGGIDLSVGSVLALSGTITGLSVKAGIPVAPAMAIGVMAGAACGFINGFVITKMRITPFVATLGMMLIARGVALQLTGAAPISRLGESFGVLGNGSLFRIVEKTGGIFPKVVFPGIPYPVILLAVVAIAAAYLLRRRQIGRHIYATGSNEEAARLSGVLVDRTKIFAYALSGALAGLAGNVLMSRLVTVQPNEGVMYELDAIAAAVIGGASLMGGVGNISGTMIGAAIIGVLRNGLNMAGVSAFIQQIVIGVVVILAVYVDQIRNRR is encoded by the coding sequence ATGGCGGATCTTGATCGTGGGGCGGTGCCAGCTTCCTGGACCTTCAAACTTTCTGCCGGTTCTTTCCACAAGCTTTCGGCACTCTTGACGCTTGCGTTGCTGATCTTCGCGTTCTCCTTCGGCAACGCGGCGTTCTTTTCGATCAACAACGGGCTGACCGTGCTGCTGCAGACGTCCGTGATCGGCTTGCTCGGCATCGGAATGACGCTGGTCATCATCACCGGCGGCATCGACCTCAGCGTCGGGTCTGTCCTGGCGCTGTCGGGAACCATCACCGGATTGAGCGTCAAGGCAGGCATTCCCGTGGCTCCGGCGATGGCAATCGGCGTCATGGCCGGAGCGGCCTGCGGGTTCATCAACGGCTTTGTCATCACCAAGATGAGGATCACGCCGTTTGTGGCAACGCTCGGCATGATGCTGATCGCGCGCGGCGTTGCCCTGCAGCTGACCGGTGCAGCCCCGATATCGAGGCTGGGCGAGAGTTTCGGAGTGTTGGGCAATGGCTCCCTGTTCCGCATCGTCGAGAAAACCGGCGGCATCTTCCCGAAAGTCGTCTTTCCGGGGATTCCCTATCCGGTCATTCTGCTCGCGGTGGTGGCGATTGCGGCCGCCTACCTTCTGAGGCGGCGTCAGATCGGTCGGCATATCTACGCCACCGGATCCAACGAGGAAGCCGCCCGCCTCTCCGGCGTGCTTGTCGATCGCACCAAAATATTCGCTTACGCCCTGTCGGGCGCACTGGCCGGGCTTGCAGGCAACGTCCTGATGTCCCGGCTGGTGACCGTTCAACCCAACGAAGGCGTGATGTACGAACTCGACGCGATTGCGGCTGCCGTGATCGGCGGAGCTTCGCTGATGGGAGGTGTCGGCAATATTTCCGGAACGATGATCGGTGCGGCCATCATCGGCGTTCTCCGGAACGGCCTCAACATGGCCGGCGTCTCCGCATTCATCCAGCAAATCGTGATCGGCGTTGTCGTCATCCTGGCGGTCTATGTCGATCAGATCAGAAACCGGCGCTGA